A part of Syngnathoides biaculeatus isolate LvHL_M chromosome 21, ASM1980259v1, whole genome shotgun sequence genomic DNA contains:
- the LOC133494684 gene encoding SH3 domain and tetratricopeptide repeat-containing protein 1 isoform X1, translating into MEKSKQHRKLGAAFSKDAVSPKGKPEENFPTALSLRLNVVAGPECLPAREESQETLRGKLRNQQDDSTELSALFRELSAHLLAVDSEDQVIFVTFKTFEEVWKFTTYYTLGLLGHFMEQLLFDQKLWLLSLEEQLRIEVSTPEDTLRVFYTCALMHEASLFARCAASQIFDSSTSGGDLYLEQGDIALFEAPLQDSGWTVLCLADGARGTTPKPTLEPVIPFHQWFLKSCPESILVGDGKPASDLPLHFATGACVATVQYDAEGPDELSVSPGDRIVIMGRLVSCHRWFLGAKEETGEAGLVATSQVQRSGDTYESVNALLDGEEVNFFNLREDDIIEETTALLERTSQSDVGHAYKLDVFSYQDSEKNRSKNSSASVEPDVAENTEWLFDREKHLTPVRVCPRIQEDAIDPVEGRRLKTPRFTVQPAEERQDTENIALLLSFFEGRESKDEFRVLYLQSPEHLSSSIFCGHSCDDELISFLSVARETARKKRQLWSQTRLCFLLGKFSAAKSKFSQARVYFEEALAVPRETFKDVSLLASIYSNLAGIYFLQKNTESFFGMSERLVALLMGTSHCLECVKESSVLEYALKKAVLSQNTMAEARACYFLVMYHWTNKQGSQVVPYLERLLVLSTTAQGRSSISPSGGHLTLGRLYREMGLHHLSICSAARASRHPSTTLTDSFSSLLLVSDNTTDEDSFPAHLAPYLHCCLSLTDNQGTPRHGQHSALKHQLAVCLSQLFYRQGMLDNAIRLMRVLIGETPPSADPAEQKNALIWLAWLHIHDRQPSVGLHVLDSVSAALPEHYTVPLKGLVLNMRGVALRCMGDLRRAAESYHAAVEICQEYKDMPNWAVAHANLGLMCLKAGAKGLAQKHLMESVQLFSALDGGHEATFIAVLLELGQHCVKERRMHHGKGCYEWALLLAIGANLSEWQLRAVRRLCHLYECESPDQARHIIYSQYQVRLLRGTRDREREGDAQEAVSQLFLSLATDRAYRAALDHTKSSLGIFIDLGRREKEAYGWLQAGKIYHLLGQVELVELYVQAAQDVALSTGDTKFILNLLEAAGDIFFNSSQDRDKAITYYRDRALPIAARSDSVSSKLRLCNKLTEVMLSLRLYGDALEFAHTALDISITLGERLNERVAYHRLAFLHHRLGQCELAEHFYLKTLSLCPAPLQFDEEALYYARVYRTLGDILFYKLKDPFDAAGYYHLALAAAMDVGDKKSQLVLCTRLATLYHNFLKDRQLSLFFYKKSRGLAAELSVRRVNAALADRAGVAVY; encoded by the exons GTGCCGCTTTCTCAAAAGATGCCGTCAGTCCGAAGGGAAAACCTGAGGAGAACTTTCCTACAG cttTGTCACTGCGCCTGAATGTGGTCGCGGGTCCCGAGTGTCTTCCTGCACGCGAGGAGTCGCAGGAAACGCTGCGAGGGAAACTGCGCAATCAGCAGGACGACAGCACTGAGCTCAGCGCTCTCTTTAGG GAGTTGTCTGCCCACCTGCTCGCCGTCGACAGTGAAGACCAAGTGATTTTTGTCACGTTCAAAACCTTCGAGGAAGTGTGGAAGTTCACAACCTATTACACGCTGG gTCTCCTGGGTCATTTCATGGAGCAGCTGTTGTTTGACCAGAAGTTGTGGCTCCTTTCCTTGGAAGAACAGTTGAGGATCGAGGTCTCCACTCCGGAGGACACTCTTCGTGTTTTCTACACCTGCGCTCTCATGCATGAAG CGTCGCTTTTCGCTCGCTGCGCCGCGAGCCAGATTTTTGACAGTTCCACCTCCGGAGGTGATCTGTACCTGGAACAGGGAGACATTGCGCTCTTTGAGGCACCCTTGCAGGACTCGGGCTGGACTGTCCTGTGTCTGGCGGACGGAGCCAGAGGCACTACGCCCAAACCGACACTGGAGCCCGTCATACCTTTTCATCA GTGGTTTCTCAAGTCCTGCCCCGAGAGCATTTTAGTGGGTGATGGCAAACCTGCCAGTGACCTCCCTTTGCACTTTG CCACGGGCGCGTGTGTGGCCACCGTGCAGTATGACGCCGAAGGTCCAGACGAGTTGAGCGTGTCACCGGGTGATCGCATCGTCATCATGGGACGACTGGTGTCCTGCCACCGCTGGTTCTTGGGCGCCAAGGAGGAAACGGGGGAAGCGGGTCTGGTGGCGACGAGCCAGGTGCAACGCTCGGGTGACACTTATGA GTCGGTAAACGCTCTTTTAGACGGAGAAGAAGTCAACTTCTTCAACCTCCGTGAGGACGACATCATTGAGGAAACGACTGCCTTGCTCGAGAGAACATCTCAAAGTGATGTCGGTCATGCGTACAAACTAG ATGTGTTCAGTTACCAAGACTCCGAGAAGAATCGGTCAA AAAATTCCTCAGCCTCAGTTGAGCCTGACGTCGCAGAAAATACGGAGTGGCTTTTCGACCGAGAAAAGCACTTAACCCCCGTGCGCGTTTGTCCGAGGATCCAAGAGGATGCGATTGATCCCGTTGAAGGCCGACGCCTGAAAACTCCTCGTTTCACAGTTCAGCCAGCTGAAGAGAGACAAGACACCGAGAACATCGCTTTGCTCCTGTCTTTTTTTGAAGGACGAGAATCCAAAGATGAGTTCAGAGTGTTGTACCTACAAAGTCCTGAACATCTGTCCTCCTCCATCTTTTGCGGCCACTCCTGCGACGACGAGTTGATCTCCTTTCTCTCCGTCGCCAGAGAAACTGCCAGGAAGAAGCGGCAATTGTGGTCCCAGACTCGTTTATGCTTCTTGCTGGGCAAGTTCTCTGCTGCTAAGTCCAAATTCAGCCAGGCCCGGGTTTACTTTGAGGAGGCTCTCGCGGTCCCTCGTGAAACTTTCAAAGATGTTAGTCTGCTGGCGAGCATTTACTCCAATCTGGcaggcatttattttttacagaaGAACACAGAGAGCTTCTTCGGTATGTCCGAGCGACTCGTGGCCTTGTTAATGGGAACGTCGCACTGCCTGGAATGTGTGAAGGAAAGCTCGGTTCTAGAATACGCCCTCAAGAAAGCGGTtctttctcaaaacacaatggCTGAAGCTCGAGCTTGTTATTTTCTGGTGATGTATCATTGGACGAATAAACAGGGCTCCCAAGTTGTCCCGTACCTAGAGAGACTCCTTGTTCTATCCACCACAGCCCAGGGAAGGTCCAGCATCTCTCCCAGTGGAGGGCATCTAACCCTGGGGAGGCTCTACAGGGAAATGGGCCTCCACCATCTCAGTATTTGCTCAGCTGCAAGAGCATCACGCCATCCTTCTACGACACTGACTGACAGCTTCAGCAGCCTGCTCCTTGTCTCTGACAACACCACGGACGAGGACTCCTTCCCAGCTCACCTGGCTCCATATTtacactgttgtctgtctttgacCGACAACCAAGGAACACCACGACATGGACAACATTCGGCGTTGAAGCACCAACTTGCCGTTTGTCTCTCGCAGCTCTTTTACCGGCAGGGGATGCTTGACAACGCGATCCGACTCATGCGCGTTCTCATCGGCGAAACTCCTCCCTCCGCCGACCCGGCAGAACAGAAGAACGCCCTCATCTGGCTGGCGTGGCTCCACATCCACGACCGTCAGCCGAGCGTgggactgcatgtcttggactcGGTCTCGGCCGCCCTGCCTGAGCACTACACCGTGCCGCTGAAAG GGCTGGTGCTCAACATGCGTGGCGTGGCGCTCCGGTGCATGGGTGACCTTCGCAGGGCGGCAGAGAGCTATCACGCTGCTGTGGAGATCTGCCAGGAGTACAAAGACATGCCGAACTGGGCAGTAGCTCATGCTAACCTTG GGCTGATGTGCCTCAAGGCTGGAGCTAAAGGACTGGCCCAGAAGCACCTGATGGAGTCTGTGCAGCTCTTTTCTGCTCTGGACGGAGGGCACGAGGCCACTTTCATCGCTGTGCTGCTGGAACTGGGACAACATTGCGTGAAGGAGCGCCGGATGCATCATGGGAAAGGATGCTACGAGTGGGCTTTGCTGCTGGCAATCGGTGCCAACCTCTCagaat GGCAGCTGAGGGCGGTAAGACGCCTGTGCCACCTGTACGAATGTGAGAGTCCAGACCAGGCCCGGCACATCATCTACAGCCAGTACCAGGTCCGGCTGCTTCGAGGAACGCGAGACCGAGAACGCGAGGGCGACGCGCAGGAAGCTGTCAGCCAGCTCTTCCTGTCGCTGGCCACAGACAG GGCCTACCGCGCAGCTCTTGACCACACCAAGAGCAGCCTGGGTATTTTCATCGACCTGGGCCGCAGGGAGAAGGAGGCGTACGGGTGGCTGCAAGCCGGGAAGATCTACCACCTCCTTGGCCAGGTGGAACTGGTGGAACTTTACGTGCAG GCGGCTCAGGATGTCGCCCTGAGCACAGGAGATACCAAGTTCATCTTGAACCTGCTGGAAGCTGCTGGAGATATCTTCTTCAACAGCAGCCAGGACCGGGACAAGGCCATCACCTACTACAGG GATCGCGCTCTTCCCATCGCGGCCAGGAGCGACTCGGTGTCAAGCAAGCTGAGGTTGTGCAACAAGCTGACTGAAGTCATGCTCAGCCTCCGACTGTACGGAGACGCTCTGGAGTTTGCTCACACCGCGCTGGACATCAGCATTACGTTGG GGGAGCGCTTGAACGAGCGGGTGGCCTACCATCGTCTGGCCTTCCTGCACCACCGTTTGGGTCAGTGTGAGCTGGCTGAACACTTCTACTTGAAGACCCTCAGCCTCTGCCCGGCCCCTCTGCAGTTTGACGAGGAAGCGCTCTACTACGCCAGGGTCTACCGGACCTTGGGGGACATCCTTTTCTACAAACTCAAG GACCCATTTGACGCGGCAGGCTACTACCATTTAGCGCTGGCCGCCGCCATGGATGTGGGCGACAAGAAGTCGCAGCTGGTCCTGTGCACCCGCCTGGCCACCCTCTACCACAACTTCCTCAAGGACCGCCAGCTCTCGCTTTTCTTCTACAAGAAGTCCCGGGGACTGGCCGCAGAGCTCAGCGTCAGGAGGGTGAACGCGGCGTTGGCGGATCGCGCCGGCGTCGCGGTTTACTAG
- the LOC133494684 gene encoding SH3 domain and tetratricopeptide repeat-containing protein 1 isoform X2: MEKSKQHRKLGAAFSKDAVSPKGKPEENFPTALSLRLNVVAGPECLPAREESQETLRGKLRNQQDDSTELSALFRELSAHLLAVDSEDQVIFVTFKTFEEVWKFTTYYTLGLLGHFMEQLLFDQKLWLLSLEEQLRIEVSTPEDTLRVFYTCALMHEASLFARCAASQIFDSSTSGGDLYLEQGDIALFEAPLQDSGWTVLCLADGARGTTPKPTLEPVIPFHQWFLKSCPESILVGDGKPASDLPLHFATGACVATVQYDAEGPDELSVSPGDRIVIMGRLVSCHRWFLGAKEETGEAGLVATSQVQRSGDTYESVNALLDGEEVNFFNLREDDIIEETTALLERTSQSDVGHAYKLDVFSYQDSEKNRSKNSSASVEPDVAENTEWLFDREKHLTPVRVCPRIQEDAIDPVEGRRLKTPRFTVQPAEERQDTENIALLLSFFEGRESKDEFRVLYLQSPEHLSSSIFCGHSCDDELISFLSVARETARKKRQLWSQTRLCFLLGKFSAAKSKFSQARVYFEEALAVPRETFKDVSLLASIYSNLAGIYFLQKNTESFFGMSERLVALLMGTSHCLECVKESSVLEYALKKAVLSQNTMAEARACYFLVMYHWTNKQGSQVVPYLERLLVLSTTAQGRSSISPSGGHLTLGRLYREMGLHHLSICSAARASRHPSTTLTDSFSSLLLVSDNTTDEDSFPAHLAPYLHCCLSLTDNQGTPRHGQHSALKHQLAVCLSQLFYRQGMLDNAIRLMRVLIGETPPSADPAEQKNALIWLAWLHIHDRQPSVGLHVLDSVSAALPEHYTVPLKGLVLNMRGVALRCMGDLRRAAESYHAAVEICQEYKDMPNWAVAHANLGLMCLKAGAKGLAQKHLMESVQLFSALDGGHEATFIAVLLELGQHCVKERRMHHGKGCYEWALLLAIGANLSEWQLRAVRRLCHLYECESPDQARHIIYSQYQVRLLRGTRDREREGDAQEAVSQLFLSLATDRAYRAALDHTKSSLGIFIDLGRREKEAYGWLQAGKIYHLLGQVELVELYVQAAQDVALSTGDTKFILNLLEAAGDIFFNSSQDRDKAITYYRDRALPIAARSDSVSSKLRLCNKLTEVMLSLRLYGDALEFAHTALDISITLGTEVLALLLDSPRNGAHSAGSA; the protein is encoded by the exons GTGCCGCTTTCTCAAAAGATGCCGTCAGTCCGAAGGGAAAACCTGAGGAGAACTTTCCTACAG cttTGTCACTGCGCCTGAATGTGGTCGCGGGTCCCGAGTGTCTTCCTGCACGCGAGGAGTCGCAGGAAACGCTGCGAGGGAAACTGCGCAATCAGCAGGACGACAGCACTGAGCTCAGCGCTCTCTTTAGG GAGTTGTCTGCCCACCTGCTCGCCGTCGACAGTGAAGACCAAGTGATTTTTGTCACGTTCAAAACCTTCGAGGAAGTGTGGAAGTTCACAACCTATTACACGCTGG gTCTCCTGGGTCATTTCATGGAGCAGCTGTTGTTTGACCAGAAGTTGTGGCTCCTTTCCTTGGAAGAACAGTTGAGGATCGAGGTCTCCACTCCGGAGGACACTCTTCGTGTTTTCTACACCTGCGCTCTCATGCATGAAG CGTCGCTTTTCGCTCGCTGCGCCGCGAGCCAGATTTTTGACAGTTCCACCTCCGGAGGTGATCTGTACCTGGAACAGGGAGACATTGCGCTCTTTGAGGCACCCTTGCAGGACTCGGGCTGGACTGTCCTGTGTCTGGCGGACGGAGCCAGAGGCACTACGCCCAAACCGACACTGGAGCCCGTCATACCTTTTCATCA GTGGTTTCTCAAGTCCTGCCCCGAGAGCATTTTAGTGGGTGATGGCAAACCTGCCAGTGACCTCCCTTTGCACTTTG CCACGGGCGCGTGTGTGGCCACCGTGCAGTATGACGCCGAAGGTCCAGACGAGTTGAGCGTGTCACCGGGTGATCGCATCGTCATCATGGGACGACTGGTGTCCTGCCACCGCTGGTTCTTGGGCGCCAAGGAGGAAACGGGGGAAGCGGGTCTGGTGGCGACGAGCCAGGTGCAACGCTCGGGTGACACTTATGA GTCGGTAAACGCTCTTTTAGACGGAGAAGAAGTCAACTTCTTCAACCTCCGTGAGGACGACATCATTGAGGAAACGACTGCCTTGCTCGAGAGAACATCTCAAAGTGATGTCGGTCATGCGTACAAACTAG ATGTGTTCAGTTACCAAGACTCCGAGAAGAATCGGTCAA AAAATTCCTCAGCCTCAGTTGAGCCTGACGTCGCAGAAAATACGGAGTGGCTTTTCGACCGAGAAAAGCACTTAACCCCCGTGCGCGTTTGTCCGAGGATCCAAGAGGATGCGATTGATCCCGTTGAAGGCCGACGCCTGAAAACTCCTCGTTTCACAGTTCAGCCAGCTGAAGAGAGACAAGACACCGAGAACATCGCTTTGCTCCTGTCTTTTTTTGAAGGACGAGAATCCAAAGATGAGTTCAGAGTGTTGTACCTACAAAGTCCTGAACATCTGTCCTCCTCCATCTTTTGCGGCCACTCCTGCGACGACGAGTTGATCTCCTTTCTCTCCGTCGCCAGAGAAACTGCCAGGAAGAAGCGGCAATTGTGGTCCCAGACTCGTTTATGCTTCTTGCTGGGCAAGTTCTCTGCTGCTAAGTCCAAATTCAGCCAGGCCCGGGTTTACTTTGAGGAGGCTCTCGCGGTCCCTCGTGAAACTTTCAAAGATGTTAGTCTGCTGGCGAGCATTTACTCCAATCTGGcaggcatttattttttacagaaGAACACAGAGAGCTTCTTCGGTATGTCCGAGCGACTCGTGGCCTTGTTAATGGGAACGTCGCACTGCCTGGAATGTGTGAAGGAAAGCTCGGTTCTAGAATACGCCCTCAAGAAAGCGGTtctttctcaaaacacaatggCTGAAGCTCGAGCTTGTTATTTTCTGGTGATGTATCATTGGACGAATAAACAGGGCTCCCAAGTTGTCCCGTACCTAGAGAGACTCCTTGTTCTATCCACCACAGCCCAGGGAAGGTCCAGCATCTCTCCCAGTGGAGGGCATCTAACCCTGGGGAGGCTCTACAGGGAAATGGGCCTCCACCATCTCAGTATTTGCTCAGCTGCAAGAGCATCACGCCATCCTTCTACGACACTGACTGACAGCTTCAGCAGCCTGCTCCTTGTCTCTGACAACACCACGGACGAGGACTCCTTCCCAGCTCACCTGGCTCCATATTtacactgttgtctgtctttgacCGACAACCAAGGAACACCACGACATGGACAACATTCGGCGTTGAAGCACCAACTTGCCGTTTGTCTCTCGCAGCTCTTTTACCGGCAGGGGATGCTTGACAACGCGATCCGACTCATGCGCGTTCTCATCGGCGAAACTCCTCCCTCCGCCGACCCGGCAGAACAGAAGAACGCCCTCATCTGGCTGGCGTGGCTCCACATCCACGACCGTCAGCCGAGCGTgggactgcatgtcttggactcGGTCTCGGCCGCCCTGCCTGAGCACTACACCGTGCCGCTGAAAG GGCTGGTGCTCAACATGCGTGGCGTGGCGCTCCGGTGCATGGGTGACCTTCGCAGGGCGGCAGAGAGCTATCACGCTGCTGTGGAGATCTGCCAGGAGTACAAAGACATGCCGAACTGGGCAGTAGCTCATGCTAACCTTG GGCTGATGTGCCTCAAGGCTGGAGCTAAAGGACTGGCCCAGAAGCACCTGATGGAGTCTGTGCAGCTCTTTTCTGCTCTGGACGGAGGGCACGAGGCCACTTTCATCGCTGTGCTGCTGGAACTGGGACAACATTGCGTGAAGGAGCGCCGGATGCATCATGGGAAAGGATGCTACGAGTGGGCTTTGCTGCTGGCAATCGGTGCCAACCTCTCagaat GGCAGCTGAGGGCGGTAAGACGCCTGTGCCACCTGTACGAATGTGAGAGTCCAGACCAGGCCCGGCACATCATCTACAGCCAGTACCAGGTCCGGCTGCTTCGAGGAACGCGAGACCGAGAACGCGAGGGCGACGCGCAGGAAGCTGTCAGCCAGCTCTTCCTGTCGCTGGCCACAGACAG GGCCTACCGCGCAGCTCTTGACCACACCAAGAGCAGCCTGGGTATTTTCATCGACCTGGGCCGCAGGGAGAAGGAGGCGTACGGGTGGCTGCAAGCCGGGAAGATCTACCACCTCCTTGGCCAGGTGGAACTGGTGGAACTTTACGTGCAG GCGGCTCAGGATGTCGCCCTGAGCACAGGAGATACCAAGTTCATCTTGAACCTGCTGGAAGCTGCTGGAGATATCTTCTTCAACAGCAGCCAGGACCGGGACAAGGCCATCACCTACTACAGG GATCGCGCTCTTCCCATCGCGGCCAGGAGCGACTCGGTGTCAAGCAAGCTGAGGTTGTGCAACAAGCTGACTGAAGTCATGCTCAGCCTCCGACTGTACGGAGACGCTCTGGAGTTTGCTCACACCGCGCTGGACATCAGCATTACGTTGGGTACGGAGGTCTTGGCTCTTCTGCTGGACTCGCCTCGAAATGGAGCACATTCAGCC GGGAGCGCTTGA
- the ache gene encoding acetylcholinesterase, producing MQTAVLLLSPLVLSSLLVPGVSSQSEADLTVATRAGKIRGVHTQVLERGHVTAFLGVPFAEPPTGKRRFRPAEPKRPWSDVYEARHYPNACYQFVDNTFPGFPGSEMWNPNREMSEDCLYLNVWVPPSPRPHNLTVMVWIYGGGFYSGSSSLDVYDGRYLAYTETVIVVSMNYRLGAFGFLALDGSSEAPGNVGLLDQRMALQWVQDNIHFFGGNPKQVTIFGESAGGASVGFHLLSPGSRSVFTRAILQSGVPNTPWATVSPAEARRRATQLGRLVGCNGGNDTELVDCLRDKTPQELIDQEFQVLPWMSIFRFSFVPVVDGDFVPDTPEAMLNSGNFKDTQVLLGVNQDEGTYFLLYGAPGFSKDNDSLISRGDFLEGAKLSVPHANDIGLEAVVLQYTDWMDENNGAKNRDALDDIVGDHNVICPLAFFARAFAQHNALKPNAGVFLYLFDHRASNLPWPEWMGVIHGYEIEFVFGLPLEKRFNYTQDEEKLSRRTMRYWANFARSGNPNVNVDGSAENRKRWPQFTVAEQKYVALNTEPVKVHRGLRNQMCAFWNHFLPRLLNITDNIDEAERQWKVEFHRWSSYMMHWKSQFDHYSKQERCTDL from the exons ATGCAGACCGCCGTCCTTCTCCTCTCCCCGCTCGTCCTCTCCTCCCTCCTCGTTCCCGGCGTGTCCTCTCAAAGCGAGGCGGACCTCACCGTCGCCACCCGCGCCGGCAAAATCCGGGGCGTCCACACGCAGGTGCTGGAGCGGGGCCACGTGACCGCCTTCCTGGGGGTCCCCTTCGCCGAGCCGCCCACGGGGAAGCGCCGTTTCCGCCCGGCCGAGCCCAAACGCCCGTGGTCGGACGTGTACGAAGCTCGTCACTACCCCAACGCTTGCTACCAGTTTGTGGACAACACCTTCCCGGGCTTCCCGGGCAGCGAGATGTGGAACCCCAACCGGGAAATGAGCGAGGACTGCCTCTACCTCAACGTGTGGGTGCCGCCGTCGCCCCGACCGCACAATCTCACCGTCATGGTGTGGATCTACGGCGGAG GATTTTACAGCGGTTCTTCATCCCTGGACGTGTACGACGGCCGGTACCTCGCTTACACGGAGACGGTCATCGTGGTCTCCATGAACTACCGCCTCGGCGCCTTCGGTTTCCTGGCCCTGGACGGCTCGTCGGAGGCTCCCGGCAACGTGGGTCTGCTGGACCAGAGGATGGCGTTGCAGTGGGTCCAGGACAACATTCACTTCTTTGGCGGAAACCCCAAACAG GTGACCATATTCGGGGAGAGCGCCGGCGGCGCCTCAGTGGGATTCCACCTCCTGTCTCCGGGCAGCCGGTCGGTCTTCACCAGGGCCATCCTCCAGAGCGGGGTCCCCAACACCCCCTGGGCCACCGTCAGCCCGGCCGAGGCCCGCAGACGGGCCACGCAGCTGGGCAGACTGGTGGGCTGCAACGGCGGGAATGACACCGAGCTGGTCGACTGCCTCCGTGATAAAACCCCGCAGGAGCTTATCGACCAGGAGTTTCAG GTCCTGCCCTGGATGTCCATCTTTCGCTTTTCGTTCGTCCCCGTGGTGGACGGCGACTTTGTACCCGACACGCCGGAGGCCATGCTCAACTCTGGCAACTTTAAGGACACGCAGGTCCTGCTCGGGGTGAACCAGGACGAGGGCACCTACTTCCTGCTGTACGGCGCTCCCGGGTTCAGCAAGGACAACGACAGCCTCATCTCCAGGGGCGACTTCCTGGAAG GCGCCAAGCTGAGCGTGCCCCACGCCAACGACATCGGCCTGGAGGCGGTGGTGCTGCAGTACACCGACTGGATGGACGAGAACAACGGCGCCAAGAACCGCGACGCCTTGGATGACATCGTGGGCGACCACAACGTCATCTGCCCGCTGGCTTTCTTTGCCCGCGCCTTCGCCCAGCACAACGCGCTCAAGCCCAACGCAG GGGTCTTTCTCTACCTGTTTGACCACCGAGCGTCCAACCTGCCCTGGCCCGAGTGGATGGGCGTGATCCACGGCTACGAGATCGAGTTCGTCTTCGGCCTTCCCCTGGAGAAGAGATTCAACTACACCCAGGACGAGGAGAAGCTGAGTCGGCGTACCATGAGATACTGGGCCAACTTTGCCCGATCCGG CAATCCCAACGTGAACGTGGACGGCTCGGCGGAGAACAGGAAGCGCTGGCCTCAGTTCACCGTCGCCGAGCAGAAGTACGTGGCGCTCAACACGGAGCCCGTCAAGGTCCACAGGGGATTGAGGAACCAGATGTGCGCTTTCTGGAACCACTTCCTGCCACGACTCCTCAACATCACCG ACAACATAGATGAGGCCGAGCGCCAGTGGAAGGTGGAGTTCCACCGCTGGTCCTCCTACATGATGCACTGGAAGAGCCAGTTTGACCATTACAGCAAGCAGGAGCGCTGCACCGACCTCTGA